The Streptomyces seoulensis genome contains a region encoding:
- a CDS encoding FUSC family protein, protein MSRPAVRSLPPWLAHAFRAQRGPVPWSAVVRGALAAGPLLLAGVLAGLTAEGVLAAIGAMLAGINDRPGGRRASVGRLGTPALAGALGLLAGTYGGQHLSAVPLTLVLTVLGLAAGSISAIGPVASAAGTQLLVTAAVGAGTPGGPPGWQGALAFLAGALWLLLLRLALPTPGVLAGDFRFDGERQAVADVYDAVAALLEAAGGDTAPARRAALTAALDHAQDALAGPRLRRHAASAAERRLHARYRAALPLAEAATALAWAGDPLCARASEGPRRLAAAVRDDTAAGPLPAPTRAAPALRALDDALLRAAEAFDRAGSARHLTLGRRGGVRGALRAMFGTAGREYGLRVALCFGAGAGIAQALHHTGWYGSHPHWYWLPLTAVFLVKPDLGPLVSRVLCRAAGTVLGALAFAALAALLPDPAGLIVLVTVCGALLPVSTRHFAALTAVVTVLVLALIMVGGEPQACVGRIAETMVACALVLIVGHLPMPGRHGAGVRARLAVAGGAAHAYLVHVLAETGDHTERWALRREAYRTLAEARTAIAVSAAELPTLARHTKGTDQVAAVLERLVDTTTACAVHLDDTGRLTPRHTGQLKSALRELEAGGRDWTGLRTAA, encoded by the coding sequence GTGTCGCGCCCCGCCGTCCGGTCACTGCCGCCATGGCTCGCCCACGCCTTCCGCGCCCAGCGCGGCCCCGTGCCCTGGAGCGCGGTGGTCCGGGGCGCCCTCGCCGCCGGACCGCTGCTCCTCGCCGGGGTGCTCGCCGGACTCACCGCCGAGGGCGTCCTCGCCGCGATCGGAGCGATGCTCGCCGGGATCAACGACCGCCCCGGCGGCAGGCGGGCCTCCGTCGGACGGCTCGGCACGCCCGCCCTGGCAGGCGCGCTCGGCCTGCTCGCGGGCACCTACGGCGGACAGCACCTGTCCGCCGTACCCCTCACCCTCGTCCTGACCGTGCTCGGCCTGGCCGCCGGGTCGATCAGCGCCATCGGGCCCGTCGCCTCGGCGGCCGGCACCCAGCTCCTCGTCACCGCCGCCGTCGGCGCGGGCACCCCCGGCGGACCGCCCGGCTGGCAGGGGGCCCTCGCCTTCCTCGCCGGAGCGCTCTGGCTGCTCCTGCTCCGCCTGGCGCTGCCCACCCCCGGCGTACTCGCCGGCGACTTCCGCTTCGACGGCGAACGCCAGGCGGTGGCCGACGTGTACGACGCCGTCGCCGCCCTGCTCGAAGCGGCCGGCGGCGACACCGCGCCCGCCCGCCGGGCCGCGCTCACCGCCGCCCTCGACCACGCGCAGGACGCTCTCGCCGGGCCCCGGCTGCGCCGCCACGCCGCCTCCGCGGCCGAACGGCGCCTGCACGCCCGGTACCGCGCCGCGCTGCCGCTGGCCGAGGCCGCCACCGCCCTCGCCTGGGCCGGCGACCCCCTCTGCGCGCGGGCCTCGGAAGGCCCCCGGCGGCTCGCCGCCGCCGTCCGCGACGACACCGCCGCCGGACCGCTGCCCGCCCCCACCCGCGCCGCGCCCGCCCTGCGCGCCCTCGACGACGCCCTGCTGCGCGCCGCCGAAGCCTTCGACCGCGCAGGAAGCGCCCGCCACCTCACCCTCGGCCGGCGCGGCGGCGTACGCGGCGCGCTGCGGGCGATGTTCGGCACGGCGGGCCGCGAGTACGGGCTGCGCGTCGCCCTCTGCTTCGGCGCCGGCGCCGGTATCGCCCAGGCCCTGCACCACACCGGCTGGTACGGCAGCCACCCGCACTGGTACTGGCTGCCGCTCACCGCCGTCTTCCTCGTCAAGCCCGACCTCGGCCCGCTGGTCTCCCGTGTGCTGTGCCGGGCCGCCGGGACCGTGCTCGGCGCGCTGGCGTTCGCCGCCCTGGCCGCGCTGCTGCCCGACCCGGCTGGGCTGATCGTGCTGGTCACGGTGTGCGGCGCGCTGCTGCCCGTCTCCACCCGGCACTTCGCCGCGCTGACCGCCGTCGTCACCGTGCTCGTGCTCGCCCTGATCATGGTCGGCGGGGAACCGCAGGCGTGCGTGGGGCGGATCGCCGAGACCATGGTCGCCTGCGCGCTCGTCCTGATCGTCGGGCACCTGCCGATGCCGGGCCGGCACGGCGCGGGGGTCCGGGCCCGGCTCGCCGTCGCCGGGGGCGCCGCGCACGCCTACCTCGTCCACGTCCTCGCCGAGACGGGCGACCACACCGAACGCTGGGCGCTGCGCCGCGAGGCGTACCGCACGCTCGCCGAGGCCCGTACCGCCATCGCCGTCTCCGCCGCCGAACTGCCCACCCTGGCCCGGCACACCAAGGGCACCGACCAGGTGGCCGCCGTACTGGAACGGCTCGTCGACACCACCACCGCCTGCGCGGTCCACCTGGACGACACCGGCCGCCTCACCCCCCGGCACACCGGCCAACTCAAGTCCGCCCTGCGGGAACTGGAGGCCGGCGGCCGGGACTGGACCGGGCTCCGCACGGCCGCGTAG
- a CDS encoding DUF899 domain-containing protein yields the protein MSLPDIVTRERWRAAREELRRKEEAVERARAALGAERRRLPMVEVSTEYVLEGGDGKATLLDLFGDRTQLVVHHFMFAPGQEAGCPCCAAFLDQLGHLAHLRARDTAFAAVSLAPFTRLLPFKARMGWTVPWYSSCHSDFNRDFEATVDRDGAPTERPGLSCFLRDGDRVFHTYSVYDDALDGVGALSGLLDLTALGRHPHGSDRLRLHDEYEH from the coding sequence ATGTCACTTCCGGACATCGTCACGCGCGAGCGGTGGCGGGCGGCGCGCGAGGAGTTACGGCGCAAGGAGGAGGCCGTCGAGCGGGCGCGGGCCGCGCTCGGCGCCGAACGTCGGCGGCTGCCCATGGTGGAGGTCTCCACGGAGTACGTCCTCGAGGGCGGCGACGGCAAGGCCACCCTCCTCGACCTCTTCGGGGACCGCACCCAACTCGTCGTCCACCACTTCATGTTCGCGCCCGGACAGGAAGCGGGCTGCCCCTGCTGCGCTGCCTTCCTCGACCAGCTCGGCCACCTCGCCCACCTCCGGGCCCGCGACACCGCCTTCGCGGCCGTCTCCCTCGCGCCCTTCACCCGCCTGCTCCCCTTCAAGGCGCGGATGGGCTGGACCGTGCCCTGGTACTCCTCCTGCCACAGCGACTTCAACCGCGACTTCGAGGCGACCGTGGACCGCGACGGCGCCCCCACGGAGCGCCCCGGCCTGAGCTGCTTCCTGCGCGACGGCGACCGGGTCTTCCACACCTACTCGGTGTACGACGACGCCTTGGACGGCGTCGGCGCCCTCTCCGGACTGCTCGACCTCACCGCCCTCGGCCGCCACCCGCACGGCAGCGACCGGCTCCGCCTGCACGACGAGTACGAGCACTGA
- a CDS encoding ABC transporter ATP-binding protein — MGWNEHADAFLELSFRSMVRRLPGMLASSLRLARQADPRAARTVLAAEVGRGVAQAVSLLAVNSALGSLLTGPDIERRLRAAVPALAVMASMALIAAVLRAASTYATGRLEPKVERVATELYLERAADVELAAIEDHAFHKLLDTAQYGARSARNMISYSARVINALISLIAAAGVLTVLHPALLPLLVTMTLPSAWSALTNARRRYESFHTWVQHVRAGHLIGSLLTEPGAAPEIRVHGVGPFLLRHFRAMSETAEAEQARLSRLAARTGLAAAAWTGLATLATYATLGALLLAGAMALSVAGTAVIAIRTGSGSLDTLVLEINQLHEEALFVGDLQRLYVEAAERAIPVGGEELPEEPKEIRFEDVTFSYPGESARPALDGVSLSLPMGRIIALVGENGSGKTTLVKLLAGLYAPDRGRVLWDGVDAARADRRRLAERVAMVAQDFKRWPFTARVNVAVGRSSVPLTEERLASAVGEAGAEEVVAGLPRGLDTLLARNFTGGHELSGGQWQRLGIARAAYRRGDILIVDEPTAALDARAELAVFEKIRALAGTGQTVVLITHRLASVRHADLVHVLERGRLVESGTPEELLARGGVYAELYALQAGQFTAAVPAQKRG; from the coding sequence ATGGGGTGGAACGAGCACGCCGACGCGTTCCTGGAACTGAGCTTCAGGTCGATGGTGCGGCGGCTGCCGGGCATGCTGGCGTCCAGTCTGCGGCTGGCCCGCCAGGCGGACCCGCGGGCCGCGAGGACCGTGCTGGCCGCCGAGGTCGGCCGGGGAGTGGCCCAGGCGGTGAGCCTGCTGGCGGTGAACAGCGCGCTCGGCAGCCTGCTCACCGGCCCGGACATCGAGCGCCGGCTGCGCGCCGCCGTGCCCGCCCTCGCGGTGATGGCGTCGATGGCGCTGATCGCGGCGGTGCTGCGGGCCGCCTCGACGTATGCCACCGGGCGCCTCGAACCCAAGGTGGAGCGGGTCGCGACCGAGCTGTATCTGGAGCGGGCGGCCGATGTGGAGCTGGCCGCGATCGAGGACCACGCCTTCCACAAGCTGCTGGACACCGCGCAGTACGGCGCCCGGTCGGCGCGCAACATGATCTCCTACAGCGCGCGGGTGATCAACGCGCTGATCTCGCTGATCGCGGCGGCCGGTGTGCTGACCGTGCTGCATCCCGCGCTGCTGCCGTTGCTGGTCACCATGACGCTGCCGAGCGCCTGGAGCGCCCTGACCAACGCGCGGCGGCGCTACGAGTCGTTCCACACCTGGGTGCAGCACGTCCGGGCCGGTCATCTGATCGGAAGTCTGCTCACCGAGCCGGGGGCGGCACCGGAGATCCGGGTCCACGGGGTGGGTCCGTTCCTGCTGCGGCACTTCCGGGCGATGTCGGAGACGGCGGAGGCGGAGCAGGCCCGGCTGTCCCGGCTGGCGGCGCGCACGGGGCTGGCCGCGGCCGCGTGGACGGGCCTGGCGACGCTGGCCACGTACGCCACGCTCGGCGCGCTGCTGCTGGCCGGGGCGATGGCGCTGTCGGTGGCGGGTACGGCGGTGATCGCCATCCGTACCGGGTCGGGCAGCCTGGACACGCTGGTGCTGGAGATCAACCAACTGCACGAGGAGGCGCTGTTCGTCGGCGATCTGCAGCGGCTGTACGTGGAGGCGGCCGAGCGGGCGATCCCCGTGGGCGGCGAGGAACTGCCCGAGGAGCCGAAGGAGATCAGGTTCGAGGACGTCACCTTCAGCTATCCGGGCGAGTCGGCCCGGCCCGCGCTGGACGGGGTGAGCCTGAGCCTGCCCATGGGCCGGATCATCGCGCTGGTCGGGGAGAACGGTTCGGGCAAGACGACCCTGGTCAAGCTGCTCGCGGGCCTGTACGCGCCGGACCGGGGGCGGGTGCTGTGGGACGGGGTCGACGCGGCGCGGGCGGACCGGCGGCGGCTGGCCGAGCGGGTGGCGATGGTGGCGCAGGACTTCAAGCGGTGGCCGTTCACCGCGCGGGTGAACGTGGCGGTGGGCCGTTCCTCCGTACCGCTGACCGAGGAGCGGCTGGCGTCGGCGGTCGGGGAGGCCGGTGCCGAGGAGGTGGTCGCGGGTCTGCCGCGCGGTCTGGACACCCTGCTGGCCCGCAATTTCACCGGCGGCCATGAGCTGTCCGGGGGCCAGTGGCAGCGGCTCGGGATCGCGCGTGCCGCCTACCGGCGCGGCGACATCCTGATCGTGGACGAGCCGACGGCGGCCCTGGACGCGCGGGCCGAGCTGGCGGTGTTCGAGAAGATCCGGGCGCTGGCGGGGACCGGGCAGACGGTCGTACTGATCACGCACCGGCTCGCCTCGGTCCGGCACGCCGATCTGGTGCACGTCCTGGAGCGGGGCCGGCTGGTGGAGTCCGGCACCCCGGAGGAGCTGCTCGCGCGGGGCGGGGTCTACGCGGAGCTGTACGCGCTCCAGGCGGGGCAGTTCACGGCCGCCGTCCCGGCGCAGAAGCGCGGCTGA
- a CDS encoding ATP-binding protein encodes MASVIPSAPLGTDSAADRSRPGVATAPAAAPAGAGRRFRFELAAHPGSPAQARRLARARLTGWSVCADTCDSAVLVMSELVTNAIVHTASSRVVCELLDHDGLVRIAVRDEGCAPGEPHPAQQRPDEEHGRGLLLVAALCRAWGAQEHGPGLLVWAELERGSATDGAAAPLTGAEPRHDLGWGPRGKPDPARAPGEDDRADTARHARVPEQYAHAAERDHVRGRA; translated from the coding sequence GTGGCAAGCGTGATTCCGTCCGCGCCCTTAGGAACAGACTCCGCCGCAGACCGTTCCCGTCCCGGCGTCGCAACGGCACCGGCAGCGGCTCCGGCCGGGGCCGGCCGCCGGTTCCGCTTCGAGCTGGCCGCACACCCGGGTTCTCCCGCCCAGGCCAGACGCCTGGCGCGCGCCCGGCTGACCGGCTGGTCGGTGTGCGCGGACACCTGTGACAGCGCGGTCCTGGTCATGTCCGAGCTGGTCACCAACGCCATCGTGCACACCGCGAGCAGTCGTGTGGTGTGCGAACTGCTCGACCACGACGGCCTGGTGCGCATCGCCGTACGCGACGAGGGATGCGCGCCCGGCGAGCCCCACCCGGCACAGCAGCGGCCCGATGAGGAGCACGGGAGGGGATTGCTTCTCGTCGCCGCGCTGTGCCGGGCCTGGGGAGCCCAGGAGCACGGGCCCGGCCTGCTGGTCTGGGCCGAGCTGGAGCGGGGCTCCGCGACGGACGGGGCCGCCGCACCGCTCACCGGCGCCGAGCCGCGTCATGACCTCGGCTGGGGCCCGCGCGGCAAGCCCGATCCGGCGCGCGCTCCCGGCGAGGACGACCGCGCCGACACCGCCCGGCACGCACGGGTACCGGAGCAGTACGCCCACGCCGCCGAGCGGGACCACGTCCGGGGGCGGGCGTGA
- a CDS encoding helix-turn-helix domain-containing protein — translation MSEPRSAPTVGQVVLGRRLLDLRERAGLKREEAARVLRVAPATVRRMEMAEVSLKIPYLQLLLRSYGVPDDEAELFVQLAEEANRPGWWQRFHDILPGWFSMYVSLEGAAALIRSYEPHFVPGLLQTEDYARGVLRSGAIGQTSPDDIERHVDLRMRRQELLTRPDAPRFWAVMDETALRRPVGGPEVMRAQLDRLLEATTLPGVTLQVAPFANGPHPGTYGPFVLFRFAMPELPDMVYSEYLTGAVYLDARSEVATHLEVMDRMAAQAATAQRTKEILRDLRKEL, via the coding sequence GTGAGCGAACCACGGTCCGCGCCGACCGTGGGCCAGGTGGTCCTCGGACGACGCCTGCTGGACCTGCGGGAACGCGCTGGGCTCAAGCGCGAGGAGGCCGCCCGCGTCCTTCGCGTCGCCCCCGCCACCGTGCGCCGGATGGAGATGGCCGAGGTCTCCCTCAAGATCCCGTACCTGCAACTGCTGCTGAGGTCCTACGGCGTTCCGGACGACGAGGCCGAACTCTTCGTCCAACTGGCCGAGGAGGCCAACAGGCCGGGCTGGTGGCAGCGGTTCCACGACATCCTGCCGGGCTGGTTCTCCATGTACGTCAGCCTGGAGGGCGCCGCCGCGCTCATCCGCTCCTACGAGCCGCACTTCGTCCCCGGACTGCTCCAGACCGAGGACTACGCGCGCGGGGTGCTCAGATCGGGCGCCATCGGCCAGACCAGCCCCGACGACATCGAGCGCCACGTCGACCTGCGGATGCGCCGTCAGGAACTGCTCACCCGCCCCGACGCCCCCCGCTTCTGGGCGGTGATGGACGAGACCGCCCTGCGCCGCCCGGTCGGCGGCCCGGAGGTGATGCGCGCCCAGCTCGACAGACTCCTGGAGGCGACGACGCTGCCCGGCGTCACGCTCCAGGTGGCCCCGTTCGCCAACGGGCCGCATCCGGGCACGTACGGCCCCTTCGTACTGTTCCGGTTCGCCATGCCCGAACTCCCGGACATGGTCTACAGCGAGTACCTGACCGGCGCCGTCTACCTCGACGCGCGCTCCGAGGTGGCCACCCACCTGGAGGTCATGGACCGCATGGCGGCACAGGCCGCCACGGCACAACGCACGAAGGAGATCCTCCGGGATCTCCGCAAGGAGCTGTGA
- a CDS encoding DUF397 domain-containing protein, with protein MDRINPRRRVYNGMPARELGAVGWHKPWSGGNGGNCLEAMKLADGRIAVRQSTDPDGPALIYTTDEMTAFIEGAKAGEADFLLS; from the coding sequence ATGGATCGCATCAATCCGCGCCGCCGCGTCTACAACGGCATGCCCGCGCGGGAGCTGGGCGCCGTGGGCTGGCACAAGCCCTGGAGCGGCGGCAACGGCGGCAACTGCCTGGAGGCCATGAAACTGGCCGACGGCCGCATCGCCGTACGCCAGTCCACCGACCCGGACGGCCCCGCGCTGATATACACCACCGACGAGATGACCGCCTTTATCGAGGGCGCGAAGGCGGGAGAGGCGGACTTCCTGCTCTCCTGA
- a CDS encoding glutamate synthase subunit beta, translated as MADPKGFMSTPRQEWPRRPVVERVRDWDEVYVPGALLPIVSAQANRCMDCGVPFCHEACPLGNLIPEWNDLVARSDWRAASERLHATNNFPEFTGRLCPAPCEAGCVLAINQPAVTIKNVEWAIAERAWEEGFVPPRPPDRLSGKTVAVIGSGPTGLAAAQQLTRAGHTVAVYEKDDRIGGLMRYGIPEFKMEKRFLDRRLEQMRAEGTRFRTSTAVGRDVPAPDLRSRYDAVVIATGATAWRELAVPGRELTGVHQAMEYLPPANRVCAGELEVNPLSAAGRHVVIVGGGDTGADCLGTAVREGAASVTQLDIYARPGEARDEDAEPWPTYPKLYRLSGAHEEAGELRTAPAADADARLFAASTLRFTGDERGRVKELHVVEVDERRQPVADTGRALPADLVLLALGFSGPDRADGLIDQLGLETEPRGTIARDGQFATNVPGVFAAGDAARGQSLIVWAIAEGRAVGAAVDRYLMGQSWLQAPISPYDRPMAV; from the coding sequence ATGGCCGATCCCAAGGGGTTCATGAGCACACCGCGCCAGGAGTGGCCGCGGCGGCCCGTGGTGGAGCGGGTCCGGGACTGGGACGAGGTCTACGTGCCGGGGGCGTTGCTGCCGATCGTCAGCGCGCAGGCGAACCGGTGCATGGACTGCGGGGTCCCCTTCTGCCACGAAGCGTGCCCGCTGGGGAACCTGATCCCCGAGTGGAACGACCTGGTGGCGCGGTCGGACTGGCGGGCGGCGAGCGAGCGGCTGCACGCGACGAACAACTTCCCCGAGTTCACCGGCAGGCTGTGCCCGGCGCCGTGCGAGGCGGGGTGTGTGCTGGCCATCAACCAGCCCGCCGTCACGATCAAGAACGTCGAGTGGGCGATCGCCGAGCGGGCCTGGGAGGAGGGCTTCGTGCCGCCCCGCCCGCCGGACCGGCTGTCCGGGAAGACGGTCGCGGTGATCGGATCGGGGCCGACCGGGCTCGCCGCCGCGCAGCAGTTGACGCGAGCCGGGCACACCGTGGCGGTGTACGAGAAGGACGACCGGATCGGGGGGCTGATGCGGTACGGCATCCCCGAGTTCAAGATGGAGAAGCGCTTCCTGGACCGGCGGCTGGAGCAGATGCGGGCGGAGGGGACCCGGTTCCGTACCTCGACGGCGGTCGGGCGGGACGTGCCGGCGCCGGATCTGCGTTCGCGGTACGACGCGGTGGTGATCGCCACGGGGGCCACGGCGTGGCGGGAACTGGCGGTGCCCGGACGGGAGTTGACCGGGGTGCATCAGGCGATGGAGTATCTGCCGCCGGCCAACCGGGTGTGCGCGGGCGAGCTGGAGGTCAACCCGTTGTCGGCGGCGGGGCGGCACGTGGTGATCGTGGGCGGCGGCGACACCGGGGCCGACTGCCTGGGGACGGCGGTGCGCGAGGGTGCCGCATCCGTGACCCAGCTGGACATCTACGCCCGGCCGGGCGAGGCGCGGGACGAGGACGCGGAGCCGTGGCCGACGTACCCGAAGCTCTACCGTCTCTCGGGCGCGCACGAGGAGGCGGGTGAGCTGCGTACGGCTCCGGCGGCGGACGCGGACGCCCGGCTGTTCGCGGCGTCCACGCTCCGGTTCACCGGGGACGAGCGGGGGCGGGTGAAGGAGCTGCACGTGGTGGAGGTGGACGAGCGGCGGCAGCCGGTCGCGGACACCGGGCGTGCGCTGCCCGCCGATCTGGTCCTGCTGGCGCTCGGGTTCTCCGGCCCGGACCGCGCGGACGGGCTCATCGACCAGTTGGGGCTGGAGACGGAGCCGCGCGGCACGATCGCGCGGGACGGGCAGTTCGCCACGAACGTGCCGGGGGTGTTCGCCGCCGGGGACGCGGCCCGCGGGCAGTCGCTGATCGTGTGGGCCATCGCGGAGGGCCGGGCGGTGGGGGCGGCCGTGGACCGCTATCTGATGGGCCAGTCGTGGCTGCAGGCGCCGATCTCGCCGTACGACCGGCCGATGGCGGTGTAG
- a CDS encoding DUF2293 domain-containing protein has product MARPPGARRPTDARSPALPDTGGGPVVVQPVRRKHCAACRQGPLTLLVLEDGVPRCLECADLGHLVFLPRGDAALTRRAREESTLSAVVVRFARRRGRYERQGLLVEEAALARAEERCLADAKVRQRRRARDERRRVEADERFVAEFAAEIGRLFPGCPAGRARAVAEHAALRGSGRVGRSAAGRALSEAAVTSAVVASVRHLDTPYDRLLMSGVPRREARARIDEALERVLRDWRGTPPRPEEAGEAEDEVSQVAEPVRARGEE; this is encoded by the coding sequence ATGGCACGTCCCCCAGGCGCACGCCGTCCCACAGATGCACGCTCCCCCGCCCTGCCCGACACCGGAGGCGGCCCGGTGGTGGTCCAGCCGGTGCGGCGAAAGCATTGCGCGGCCTGCCGGCAGGGTCCGCTGACGCTGCTGGTGCTGGAGGACGGGGTGCCGCGCTGCCTGGAGTGCGCGGATCTGGGACACCTGGTGTTCCTGCCGCGCGGGGATGCCGCACTGACCCGCAGGGCGCGGGAGGAGAGCACGCTGTCGGCGGTGGTCGTGCGGTTCGCGCGGCGTCGCGGGCGGTACGAGCGACAGGGTCTGCTGGTGGAGGAGGCCGCGCTGGCTCGGGCCGAGGAGCGGTGTCTGGCCGACGCCAAGGTCCGGCAGCGGCGCCGGGCGCGGGACGAGCGGCGCAGGGTGGAGGCGGACGAGCGCTTCGTCGCGGAGTTCGCGGCGGAGATCGGGCGGCTGTTCCCCGGCTGCCCGGCCGGGCGGGCGCGGGCGGTCGCCGAGCACGCCGCCCTGCGGGGCAGCGGGCGGGTCGGGCGGAGTGCCGCGGGACGCGCGCTGTCGGAGGCGGCGGTGACCTCGGCGGTGGTGGCGTCCGTACGGCATCTGGACACGCCCTACGACCGGCTGCTGATGAGCGGGGTGCCCAGGCGCGAGGCACGCGCCCGGATCGACGAGGCCCTGGAAAGGGTGCTGCGGGACTGGCGGGGAACGCCCCCGCGCCCGGAGGAGGCGGGGGAAGCGGAAGACGAAGTCAGCCAGGTGGCGGAGCCGGTGCGGGCACGGGGAGAGGAGTGA
- a CDS encoding uridine kinase — MRLEAITWERLADRLAERILTLEPADGSSWPRVGLDGAPASRLGDLAALIAEALRVRGRPSLVVGAEDFLRPASLRLEHGRRDAESYYSDWFDTGALWREVLGPLDAGGDGRVLPDLWDPVTDRATRSPYVQLPPGGVLLLHGPLLLRHWFPLDLTVHVLLSPGALRRRTPDTDHWTLPAFARYETETDPAATADVLVRADDPRHPAWNG, encoded by the coding sequence GTGCGACTCGAAGCGATCACCTGGGAGCGTCTGGCCGACCGGCTCGCCGAGCGGATCCTGACGCTGGAACCCGCCGACGGCAGCTCCTGGCCGCGCGTGGGCCTCGACGGGGCACCGGCTTCCCGGCTGGGAGACCTCGCCGCCCTGATCGCCGAGGCGCTCCGTGTGCGCGGGCGGCCCTCACTGGTCGTCGGCGCCGAGGACTTCCTGCGCCCCGCCTCCCTCCGCCTGGAGCACGGGCGCCGGGACGCGGAGTCGTACTACAGCGACTGGTTCGACACCGGCGCGCTGTGGCGCGAGGTCCTCGGGCCGCTGGACGCCGGAGGCGACGGGCGGGTGCTGCCCGACCTGTGGGACCCGGTCACCGACCGCGCCACCCGCAGCCCCTACGTCCAGCTCCCGCCCGGCGGGGTGCTTCTGCTGCACGGCCCCCTTCTCCTACGGCACTGGTTCCCCCTCGACCTGACCGTCCACGTCCTCCTGTCACCCGGCGCCCTGCGCCGCCGCACCCCCGACACCGACCACTGGACCCTCCCCGCCTTCGCCCGCTACGAGACGGAGACCGACCCGGCCGCGACGGCCGACGTCCTCGTACGCGCCGACGACCCGCGGCACCCCGCCTGGAACGGCTGA